A window of the bacterium genome harbors these coding sequences:
- a CDS encoding cytochrome c-type biogenesis CcmF C-terminal domain-containing protein, with product MADLGRFSLLGALVLALYAMVAAALGARARRPEIVRSASRALVAVAALEGVAAAVLWTALGTRDYAFQYVVSHVSDAQPFFYDLTSFWGGMEGSLLLWALLLSGYTLLALRSVGRQRPPLLPGLVAVCAGVSVFFLFMLAFITPPFATSSFPPADGRGMNPLLLNPWMAIHPPTLYLGFVGLTVPFAIVIAALLSGPSGDAGVLLARRWMLWAWYCLTMGLMFGAKWSYVVLGWGGYWAWDPVENAALMPWLVATAFLHSVMIQERREMLTRWNVVLVILAFGLSIFGTFLTRSGVLSSIHSFTQSPLGAFFLGFLALALLVAFGLAAWRWDELRSRNELDATLSRESAFLLNNVLFLAVAFSVFLGTVFPIVSAVLTGRAINVGPPFFDHIVVPIAFGLLVLMGIGPLIAWRRASADTLRRNIQLPAAAGVVLGVVLLAAGVRAPGAVLAFVLCGFVAATVAAEGVRGVRVRRAHRAEGPVRALVALVAHNRRRYGGYIVHLGILLLFCGVTGSSVFSTQRVATLAPGETAAVGEYRVRFDGLSQSTRAGALVIAAALRVFEGTRDLGPFAARRSLYLAGDATTDVALRSTPRDDLYVILAGWTQDGRATLRLLVNPLVSWMWAGGLVVTLGAVIAMIPERRAVPEGAPAFRGAWSAGE from the coding sequence GTGGCTGACCTCGGCCGGTTTTCGCTGCTCGGCGCGCTGGTCCTCGCGCTGTACGCGATGGTCGCGGCGGCGCTCGGCGCGCGCGCCCGTCGCCCGGAAATCGTCCGGAGCGCGTCCCGCGCGCTCGTCGCGGTTGCCGCCCTCGAAGGCGTGGCGGCCGCAGTGCTGTGGACGGCGCTCGGCACGCGCGACTACGCGTTTCAGTACGTCGTGTCGCACGTCAGCGACGCCCAGCCGTTCTTCTACGACCTGACGTCGTTTTGGGGCGGGATGGAGGGCTCGCTCCTGTTGTGGGCGTTGCTGCTCTCCGGGTACACGCTGCTGGCGCTGCGGAGCGTCGGGCGGCAGCGGCCGCCGCTGCTGCCGGGGCTGGTCGCCGTGTGCGCCGGCGTTTCGGTGTTCTTCCTGTTCATGCTGGCGTTCATCACGCCGCCGTTTGCGACGTCGTCGTTCCCGCCGGCCGACGGCCGCGGCATGAACCCGCTGCTGCTGAACCCGTGGATGGCGATTCACCCGCCGACCCTCTACCTGGGGTTCGTGGGGCTGACCGTGCCGTTCGCGATCGTGATCGCGGCGCTCCTCTCGGGGCCGTCGGGGGACGCGGGCGTGCTGCTGGCGCGGCGGTGGATGCTGTGGGCGTGGTACTGCCTGACCATGGGCCTGATGTTCGGGGCCAAGTGGTCGTATGTCGTGCTGGGGTGGGGCGGGTACTGGGCGTGGGACCCGGTCGAGAACGCCGCCCTGATGCCGTGGCTCGTGGCGACGGCGTTTCTCCACTCGGTGATGATTCAGGAGCGCCGCGAGATGCTGACGCGGTGGAACGTGGTGCTCGTCATCCTCGCGTTCGGGCTGTCGATCTTCGGGACGTTCCTGACGCGCAGCGGCGTGCTGAGCAGCATCCACTCGTTCACCCAGTCTCCGCTCGGCGCGTTCTTCCTGGGGTTCCTGGCGCTGGCGCTGCTGGTCGCGTTCGGCCTCGCCGCGTGGCGGTGGGACGAGCTGCGCAGCCGGAACGAGCTGGACGCGACGCTGTCGCGCGAGAGCGCGTTCCTGTTGAACAATGTGCTGTTCCTCGCCGTCGCGTTCTCGGTGTTCCTCGGGACGGTGTTCCCGATCGTGTCGGCCGTGCTGACGGGCCGGGCGATCAACGTGGGCCCGCCGTTCTTCGACCACATCGTCGTGCCGATCGCGTTCGGTCTCCTCGTGCTGATGGGGATCGGGCCGCTGATCGCGTGGCGGCGTGCGTCCGCGGACACCCTGCGGCGCAACATTCAGCTCCCCGCGGCAGCCGGGGTCGTGCTCGGGGTCGTGCTCCTCGCCGCGGGCGTGCGCGCCCCCGGGGCGGTGTTGGCGTTCGTGCTGTGCGGGTTCGTCGCGGCGACGGTCGCGGCGGAGGGGGTGCGGGGCGTCCGCGTGCGGCGCGCCCACCGCGCCGAGGGCCCGGTGCGCGCGCTCGTGGCGCTCGTCGCGCACAACCGGCGCCGCTACGGCGGATACATCGTGCACCTCGGGATCCTACTGTTGTTCTGCGGGGTCACGGGGTCCTCGGTGTTCTCGACGCAACGCGTCGCGACGCTGGCGCCCGGCGAGACGGCGGCCGTCGGCGAGTACCGGGTGCGGTTCGACGGTCTGTCGCAGTCCACCCGGGCCGGCGCGCTCGTGATCGCCGCGGCGCTGCGCGTCTTCGAGGGGACCCGCGATCTCGGGCCGTTCGCGGCGCGGCGAAGCCTCTATCTCGCGGGCGACGCCACGACCGACGTCGCGCTCCGCAGTACCCCGCGCGACGACCTGTACGTGATTCTCGCCGGATGGACCCAGGACGGCCGGGCGACGCTGCGGCTGCTCGTCAACCCGCTGGTCTCGTGGATGTGGGCGGGCGGGCTGGTGGTGACGCTCGGGGCCGTCATCGCGATGATCCCGGAGCGGCGCGCGGTCCCGGAGGGCGCGCCGGCGTTCCGCGGCGCGTGGAGCGCCGGCGAGTGA
- a CDS encoding cytochrome c maturation protein CcmE has product MKHGVRRTVVFVTGAVAIVLSLAYLVYGGIQQGATYWVTVGELEQRAPGTATDRVRLGGTVAPGTIRWDAAHRHLRFVVTDGQHALPVTYAGVVPDIFAEGRQVVVEGSLDRSGTFDATTLLAKCPTKYNPADPKTPQ; this is encoded by the coding sequence ATGAAACACGGCGTGCGGCGCACGGTCGTGTTCGTAACGGGCGCCGTGGCGATTGTGCTGTCGCTCGCGTATCTCGTGTACGGGGGCATCCAGCAGGGAGCCACGTATTGGGTCACGGTCGGCGAACTCGAGCAGCGCGCGCCGGGCACGGCGACGGACCGCGTGCGGCTCGGCGGTACCGTGGCGCCCGGCACGATCCGGTGGGACGCGGCGCACCGGCACCTGCGATTTGTGGTCACGGACGGGCAACACGCGCTGCCCGTGACCTACGCCGGCGTGGTGCCGGATATCTTCGCGGAGGGCCGCCAGGTGGTTGTGGAAGGGAGCCTCGACCGCAGCGGGACGTTCGACGCCACCACCCTGCTCGCGAAATGTCCGACGAAGTACAATCCGGCGGATCCGAAGACGCCGCAATGA
- a CDS encoding CcmD family protein, whose amino-acid sequence MTYLFWAFAVVWIGLFIYVYGLVQRSRRLERELGELIERSRSGGTPPRAGASSHGTGLRG is encoded by the coding sequence ATGACGTACCTGTTCTGGGCGTTTGCGGTCGTGTGGATCGGGCTGTTCATCTATGTGTACGGGCTCGTGCAGCGGAGCCGGCGGCTCGAACGGGAGCTTGGGGAGCTGATCGAACGGTCGCGCTCAGGCGGTACCCCGCCGCGGGCGGGCGCGTCCTCGCACGGAACCGGGCTGCGCGGATGA